One Chroogloeocystis siderophila 5.2 s.c.1 DNA segment encodes these proteins:
- a CDS encoding urease subunit beta, with the protein MIPGELLVQQGDIELNAGRQTLRIKVANRGDRPIQVGSHFHFYEVNQALDFDRARSRGMRLDIPAGTAVRFEPGDEKEVVLVPVVGSRHIYGFNGRVNGALEG; encoded by the coding sequence ATGATTCCAGGAGAGTTGTTAGTACAACAAGGTGATATAGAACTCAATGCGGGGCGTCAAACCCTACGAATTAAAGTTGCTAATCGCGGCGATCGCCCGATTCAAGTTGGTTCGCACTTTCATTTTTATGAAGTAAATCAAGCGTTAGACTTTGATCGTGCGCGATCGCGCGGGATGCGGCTGGATATTCCTGCGGGTACAGCAGTACGCTTTGAACCTGGAGACGAGAAAGAAGTGGTTTTAGTCCCTGTAGTTGGCAGTCGTCACATCTATGGCTTCAATGGTAGAGTTAACGGCGCGTTAGAGGGCTAA
- the ureA gene encoding urease subunit gamma, with the protein MQLTPQEKDKLLIFTAALLAERRKQRGLKLNYPEAVAYISAAILEGARDGRTVAELMSFGTNLLTRAEVMDGVAEMILEVQVEATFPDGTKLVTVHNPIR; encoded by the coding sequence ATGCAACTGACACCACAAGAAAAAGATAAGCTACTTATTTTTACTGCTGCTTTACTCGCCGAACGACGCAAACAACGAGGCTTAAAATTAAATTATCCTGAAGCGGTAGCCTATATTTCTGCGGCAATTTTAGAAGGCGCGCGCGACGGACGTACGGTTGCAGAATTGATGAGTTTTGGTACAAATTTGTTAACCCGCGCAGAAGTCATGGATGGTGTCGCGGAAATGATACTAGAAGTGCAAGTTGAAGCAACATTTCCTGATGGAACAAAACTCGTCACCGTTCATAATCCCATTCGCTGA
- a CDS encoding urease accessory protein UreD: MSRLLELNNSQEPNSWHGSLNMVYNWVDGATTVTHQQMQAPLKVQRPFYPEGAEVCHSVILHTAGGVVGGDKLSLNFHLQQKAHTLITTAAASKIYRSNGWEAGQNIQVQVDSNACLEWFPQETIVFNGAIYRQDLRVELAPGATWTGWEITRFGRSARGEKFLQGNWRSHTEVWQQQRPLWIDRQQLRPDAKVIDSPHGLAGKSIIGSFVWIGQPVSPDVVEKVRMLSTLNQGEAGVTRLTTGLLCRYRGDSTTEVRQWFTEIWHLLRLSSLGKPGYQSRVWQIERN, translated from the coding sequence ATGTCGCGCTTGCTAGAACTCAACAATTCTCAGGAGCCTAATTCTTGGCACGGTAGCTTAAATATGGTGTATAACTGGGTTGATGGTGCGACGACAGTAACTCACCAACAAATGCAAGCACCGTTAAAAGTCCAAAGACCTTTTTATCCCGAAGGAGCAGAAGTTTGTCATAGCGTCATTTTACACACCGCTGGTGGTGTTGTCGGTGGCGACAAGCTTTCGCTTAATTTTCACCTACAACAAAAAGCGCACACACTTATTACAACCGCCGCTGCCAGTAAGATTTATCGCAGTAATGGCTGGGAAGCCGGGCAGAATATTCAGGTACAAGTTGACAGTAATGCTTGCTTAGAGTGGTTTCCGCAAGAAACTATTGTGTTTAATGGTGCAATCTATCGGCAGGATTTACGTGTAGAATTAGCACCTGGTGCTACCTGGACAGGCTGGGAAATTACCCGCTTTGGTCGCAGTGCTAGGGGAGAGAAGTTTTTACAGGGAAACTGGCGATCGCATACCGAAGTTTGGCAGCAACAACGTCCTTTATGGATAGATCGCCAACAGTTACGCCCAGATGCGAAAGTTATCGATAGCCCTCATGGTTTAGCTGGAAAATCGATCATTGGCAGTTTTGTTTGGATTGGACAACCTGTATCACCTGACGTGGTAGAAAAGGTGAGAATGTTATCCACGCTGAACCAAGGCGAAGCCGGTGTTACGCGCTTAACGACAGGTTTACTCTGTCGCTATCGCGGTGACTCGACAACTGAGGTGCGCCAATGGTTTACTGAAATTTGGCATTTGCTACGATTATCTTCGCTAGGAAAACCAGGCTATCAATCGCGAGTTTGGCAAATCGAAAGGAACTGA
- a CDS encoding STAS domain-containing protein gives MKLKTMNSIKIVQPLGILDGIRGNQFRREVSDVVAAGADIVLIDLQKVNFIDSSGLGALVSAMKTVRSAGGKLFVCSVNNQVKMLFELTKMDRVFEVFADQDEFNQRVLANK, from the coding sequence ATAAAACTAAAAACTATGAATTCTATCAAAATTGTGCAGCCTTTAGGTATTTTAGATGGTATTAGAGGTAATCAATTTCGGCGAGAAGTTAGTGATGTCGTTGCTGCTGGTGCTGATATTGTATTAATTGATCTGCAAAAGGTGAATTTTATTGATAGTTCTGGTTTAGGAGCTTTAGTTTCTGCAATGAAAACAGTACGTAGTGCTGGTGGGAAACTATTTGTTTGTTCAGTCAACAATCAGGTAAAAATGTTATTTGAACTAACAAAAATGGATCGCGTTTTTGAGGTTTTTGCCGATCAAGATGAATTTAATCAAAGAGTCTTAGCCAACAAGTAG
- a CDS encoding PP2C family protein-serine/threonine phosphatase produces the protein MFKILIIDDDPTIRVVLKRALQNQGYDVIVVSDGEAGISQAQQIHPALIICDWMMTHLNGLDVCRLIKANPKLATTFFILLTARGKVEDRIMGLDAGADDFLAKPIDVNELKARVRAGLRLYQLNQDLQAQKQSLEKLNQDLQHQKQLLETELAEASSYVRSLLPAPLKGTVTTESLFIPSTQLGGDCFDYYWLDDQHLVIYLLDVSGHGVGSALLSVSVLNMLRSQSLPNTNFYQPNAVLKSLNNTFQMSDHGEKYFTIWYGVYNRIQRQLSYASAGHPPAILLASTTANLQVKQLDSSGLPIGFLPETEFEQDVIYLQEKSTVYIFSDGAYEIFQPDGRIWGKKAFIRLIVDSHQQNIHLKQILNQLQALNHGNNFDDDLSLIRINFK, from the coding sequence ATGTTTAAAATCCTCATTATTGATGACGATCCTACAATTCGAGTAGTCCTCAAAAGAGCATTACAAAACCAAGGCTATGATGTCATAGTTGTTAGTGATGGTGAAGCGGGAATTAGCCAAGCACAACAAATACATCCAGCGCTAATTATTTGTGATTGGATGATGACTCATTTGAATGGACTGGATGTATGTCGTTTAATCAAAGCTAATCCAAAACTAGCTACGACTTTTTTTATTCTACTCACTGCACGTGGAAAAGTTGAAGATCGAATCATGGGGCTTGATGCGGGAGCCGATGATTTCTTAGCGAAACCAATTGACGTCAATGAATTAAAAGCACGAGTACGAGCAGGATTACGTTTATATCAACTCAATCAAGATTTACAAGCCCAAAAGCAATCTTTAGAAAAACTCAATCAAGATTTACAACATCAAAAACAACTTTTAGAAACCGAATTAGCCGAAGCAAGTAGCTATGTGCGATCGCTTCTTCCTGCACCCCTTAAAGGAACTGTAACAACCGAAAGCTTATTTATTCCTTCCACGCAACTCGGAGGCGATTGCTTTGATTACTACTGGTTAGATGACCAGCATTTAGTTATTTATTTACTCGATGTTTCAGGACACGGTGTAGGTTCAGCATTGCTATCTGTGTCAGTACTAAATATGTTGCGATCGCAATCTTTGCCTAACACCAATTTTTATCAACCTAATGCAGTTTTAAAATCGCTGAATAACACTTTTCAAATGAGCGACCATGGCGAAAAATACTTCACAATCTGGTATGGAGTATATAATCGCATTCAGCGCCAACTTAGTTATGCTAGTGCTGGTCATCCACCCGCTATTTTATTAGCAAGTACGACTGCAAATCTGCAAGTCAAGCAGTTAGATTCATCAGGTTTACCTATCGGCTTTTTACCTGAGACTGAATTTGAACAAGACGTTATATATTTACAAGAAAAGAGTACTGTATATATTTTTAGTGATGGCGCTTACGAAATTTTTCAACCTGATGGTAGGATTTGGGGAAAAAAAGCCTTCATCCGGTTGATAGTCGATTCACACCAACAAAACATACATTTGAAGCAGATCCTAAACCAGCTTCAAGCTTTAAATCATGGCAATAATTTTGATGATGACCTTTCTTTAATAAGAATTAATTTTAAGTGA
- a CDS encoding ATP-binding protein translates to MFNKINLQVNTDLSVASQVISWFEQLNYPENTDIKIWWQCQTLLQEGFTNIVEHAHRGLPKETPILLEAIRNTEAIEIYIWAYGVAFDIEQKLKELPEIEKNEGERGRGLKIMSLLADEISYTRVAGDRYCLYMKKKLHNLNILSD, encoded by the coding sequence TTGTTTAACAAAATAAATCTCCAAGTTAATACCGATCTTTCAGTTGCATCGCAGGTTATTTCATGGTTTGAGCAATTAAATTATCCAGAGAATACTGATATAAAAATATGGTGGCAGTGTCAAACATTGCTACAAGAAGGTTTTACGAATATTGTCGAGCACGCGCATCGAGGGCTGCCTAAAGAAACTCCGATTTTATTAGAAGCAATCAGAAATACTGAGGCAATAGAAATTTATATTTGGGCATACGGTGTAGCGTTTGACATAGAGCAAAAACTCAAAGAACTTCCTGAGATTGAAAAAAATGAGGGTGAGAGAGGACGCGGTTTGAAGATTATGTCTTTACTCGCGGATGAGATCAGCTATACACGTGTAGCAGGCGATCGCTACTGCTTGTATATGAAAAAAAAACTGCATAACTTAAACATTTTGAGCGATTAA